In the genome of Nitrosopumilus sp., the window CAATACTGAGAAATAAATCTAAATCTCTTTTCAAAGGAATGATCAGAATCAAAGAAAATGCAACAAAATCAAATTCCTTCTTGTCTGGTCGTTCAATTCTATTAGATAAAGACGCAAAATCTGATGCCATTCCTGGATTAGAAATTTTCACCAATGATGTCAAGGCAACTCATTCTGCATCAGTTGCACAAATTGATGAAGAACAAATATTCTACTTGAAAACAAGATGTCTTAGCCATGAAGAAGCTGAAAGAACTATTGTTGAAGGATTCTTAGAACCTCTTTCCAGAAAAATGTCTTTTCAAGTTAGAGCATGGATTGCATATCTCATTGAATCTAAGTGGGATAACAAAGAACTTACAATTAACACCGATGAAGAATTAGCTAAATTTGTTGAAATTGAAGAGACTCGTTACAACGAAGACTCTGAAATTGAACAACACTACAAGTATCGGTGATATTTTGTCTGAATGGATTAAAGCCTGTAATATAGATCAGGTTAAAGAAGGTCAACTTTTTGGATTCGTTCATGAAGATAAGAAACTCCTCATTGCAAATCTTAAAGGTAAAATCCATGCTACTGATTTGATATGTACTCATGCAGATGCAGATCTTTCTACTGGTTTTCTAAGTGATGAGGGTGTCCGATGCCCTTTACATCTCTCTGTTTTTAATTTAGTAAGTGGAGAACCACAAAACCTTCCTGCAGAAACTCCTCTTAAGGTGTACAATGTTAAAATAGATGCTGACGAAATTTACGTGGAGCTTTAAGACATGCAAAGTACAGAATCTCTTTTTGAAAACATTAGAAATGATTTTCCTATTCTTAAAAGAACTGTTAGGGATAACAAACCTCTTGTTTATTTGGATAATGCATCAACTACACAAAAACCAAATCAGGTAATAGATTCTATTACTGATTACTATCAAAATCATAATGCAAATATTCACAGAGCTGTTTATGCATTGGCAGAAGAAGCTACTGAAGCATATGAAGCAACAAGAGATAAGATTGCAAATTTTATCAATATTAAAAACCGTCAAGAAATTATTTTTGTTAGGGGAACAACTGAAGCAATTAACTTAGTTGCATATGCTTGGGGCAGAACTCATATCAATGAAGGTGATATTGTTGTTACTACTGAATATGAGCATCATAGCAACATTGTACCATGGCAACTTGTCACTCAAGAGAAGCATGCTAAATTAGAGTACATTGGAATGGATGATAATGGTGAATTGATTTTAGATGATCTTGATAAATATTTGGCAACAGGTAAAGTTAAACTTGTAACTTTTAGTTTAATGTCTAATGTTCTTGGAACCATAACTAATGCTAAAAAAATTATTGAAAAATGTAAAGCAGCAGGAGTTCTTACTCTGATTGATGGTGCACAAGCAGTACCTCACATGAAAGTAGATTTAGAAAAATTAGGTTGTGACTTTTTTGCATTTTCTGGTCATAAAATGCTTGGACCTACTGGAATTGGTGTTTTATGGGTCAAAAAATCAGTTCTTGAAACCATGAGTCCTTTTCATGGTGGAGGTGATATGATTAGAGAGGTTCACAAGTATGAAACTACGTGGAATGATTTGCCATACAAATTTGAAGCAGGAACTCCTAATATTGCAGATGTTGTGGGATTGGGCGCTGCAATTGATTACCTTACTAAAATTGGCATGGATAATGTACGTGAACATGAAATTGAATTAACAAAATATGCAATTGAAAAATTATCTCAAGTTAAGGGACTGCATATCTATGGCACAAAAGATATTTCAAAACGTGGTGGGGTTATTTCATTTAATTTTGCAGATGTACATCCGCATGATGTTGCACAAATCATTGACGAGGAAGGAATTGCAGTTAGATCTGGACATCATTGTGCACAGGTACTAATGGAAAGATTAAACGTTGCAGCTACTTCAAGAGCTAGTTTTTACATTTACAATACTAAACAAGACATTGATATTCTGGTAAATTCATTAAATACTGTGGCAAAGGTGTTCAAATTATGAGTAGCAATGCAGATATTTATCACGAAATGATCGTTGATTATTCAAGAAATCCCATTAACTATGGTGAAATTGAAAATCATGATGTAACATTTCATGATTCTAATCCTCTATGTGGGGATAGTATTGATATTGACATGAAAATTGACGACAACAAAGTATCTGACATTAAATTTCATGGAAAAGGATGCGCAATTTGCATGGCTTGTTCTTCTGTTCTAACAGAAATTACTAAAGGTAAGAGTATTGAAGAAGCAAGAGCAATTGAAAAAAATGATGTTTTAAGTGAGTTGGGTCTTGAACATCTTCAGGCAGTCCGAATCAAATGTGCATTACTTTCTCTAAAAGTACTCAAATCTGCACTTTATACTTACATTGGTAAGAATCTAAAAGATTCTGAAGATGTGGATAAACTAAAAGAAGAGGCAGCAAATCTGTACTAGTATGAGTGATTTTACTCCTACAGTGCCAATTGAAATTCAAATACGAAAAATAATCTTTGAAAAATTTAATGATGTTGATACAAATTTTACAAACGATGCAATTTTTGAAATTCTTAAAACAAATGGGGATATCGACCCTTCGTGGATAATAGATGACACTGAATCTTTTTTCAATGAATTATGTGATTCTGGACTTGCAAGAAATATTGGCCAAAACTTTACTACGATATATCTAAAACTATTTGATCCTATTGAAAAACATCATTGTGATTCATGTGGTAATGACGTTCATCTGGGACCTTCTGAAGAAAAAAAATGCCCTAACCCTTCTTGTAAGTCTGCTATCTAGATCTGTATTTTATCGCGGCATCTTCTAATGCTTTAATCATTGGTAGTTTTTCTCCTGTAAGATAAAGGACAAGAGCTCCTCCTGCTGTACTTACGTGATTAATTTTATCTGCTAATCCTTGTTGTTTTAATGCTGTTGTGAGATGTCCTCCACTTACAATTGTTGTTGCCATTGAATTTGCAACTGCTTGCAACAATGCTTTTGTCCCATAACTGAAATTTTCTTTTTCAAAAAATCCTGCAGGTCCGCTGATAAATACAGTTCCTGCCCCTGCAATAAGTTTTGAATAATATTCTACTGTTTTTGGTCCTAAATCAAATATTTTATCTCCTTTTCCCATCTCTCTAACATCCATCTCTACTCTTTCTCCATCTTTATCGATTGCAATATCTACAGGAGTTGCAAATACATCTGGGTATTCACCAATTAGTGAATGTGCTTTTGCCACTACTTCTTCTTCTCTTTTTATTCCCATTGGAGATTTGATTCTAGCTTGTGCTCTCATGAACACATTTCCAATTAATCCTGTTAATAGAACATGATCTGCACGACCATTCTGAATTAATAATCTGATGGCCTCTAATCTGTCTGGAATTTTAGAACCTCCTAAAACGATTACGTGAGGTGCTTTTGCCACTGTCATTATTTCATCAAGATTTCTGACTTCTCTTTCTACAATTCTTCCTGCACAGGCTGGA includes:
- a CDS encoding iron-sulfur cluster assembly scaffold protein, with the translated sequence MSSNADIYHEMIVDYSRNPINYGEIENHDVTFHDSNPLCGDSIDIDMKIDDNKVSDIKFHGKGCAICMACSSVLTEITKGKSIEEARAIEKNDVLSELGLEHLQAVRIKCALLSLKVLKSALYTYIGKNLKDSEDVDKLKEEAANLY
- a CDS encoding non-heme iron oxygenase ferredoxin subunit, encoding MSEWIKACNIDQVKEGQLFGFVHEDKKLLIANLKGKIHATDLICTHADADLSTGFLSDEGVRCPLHLSVFNLVSGEPQNLPAETPLKVYNVKIDADEIYVEL
- the pgk gene encoding phosphoglycerate kinase — protein: MGNRQIVKVLTLDDFDLKGKTVFLRVDMNCPINPETLEISGTKRIEEAIETLESLKEAKVVIGSHQGRVGNNEYTGMDKHAKVLEKLMGREIKYVEDTIGEAAQNAIKNLESGDILLLDNLRLCAEENYEFTPENAAKTIMVSRLSKLFDLVVLDSFPSAHRSHPSIVGFPQVLPACAGRIVEREVRNLDEIMTVAKAPHVIVLGGSKIPDRLEAIRLLIQNGRADHVLLTGLIGNVFMRAQARIKSPMGIKREEEVVAKAHSLIGEYPDVFATPVDIAIDKDGERVEMDVREMGKGDKIFDLGPKTVEYYSKLIAGAGTVFISGPAGFFEKENFSYGTKALLQAVANSMATTIVSGGHLTTALKQQGLADKINHVSTAGGALVLYLTGEKLPMIKALEDAAIKYRSR
- a CDS encoding cysteine desulfurase, with amino-acid sequence MQSTESLFENIRNDFPILKRTVRDNKPLVYLDNASTTQKPNQVIDSITDYYQNHNANIHRAVYALAEEATEAYEATRDKIANFINIKNRQEIIFVRGTTEAINLVAYAWGRTHINEGDIVVTTEYEHHSNIVPWQLVTQEKHAKLEYIGMDDNGELILDDLDKYLATGKVKLVTFSLMSNVLGTITNAKKIIEKCKAAGVLTLIDGAQAVPHMKVDLEKLGCDFFAFSGHKMLGPTGIGVLWVKKSVLETMSPFHGGGDMIREVHKYETTWNDLPYKFEAGTPNIADVVGLGAAIDYLTKIGMDNVREHEIELTKYAIEKLSQVKGLHIYGTKDISKRGGVISFNFADVHPHDVAQIIDEEGIAVRSGHHCAQVLMERLNVAATSRASFYIYNTKQDIDILVNSLNTVAKVFKL